In one Streptomyces venezuelae genomic region, the following are encoded:
- a CDS encoding TetR/AcrR family transcriptional regulator, translated as MIDDVATDSSDSIPAGKEKQPRRTRRTRMTGAERREQLLDIGRTLFAAKGFEGTSVEEIAAKAGVSKPVVYEHFGGKEGLYAVVVDREMRQLLDMVTSALTAGHPRELLEQAAFALLDYIETYTDGFRILVRDSPVAQSTGTFASLISDIATQVEDILGQEFKGRGFDQKLAPLYAQALVGMVALTGQWWLDARKPKKAEVAAHLVNLAWHGLDGLEPKPRLIGHRKN; from the coding sequence ATGATTGACGACGTGGCGACCGACTCCAGCGATTCCATCCCTGCCGGCAAAGAGAAGCAGCCCCGGCGTACCCGCCGGACCCGTATGACGGGTGCCGAGCGGCGGGAACAGCTGCTGGACATCGGCCGCACCCTGTTCGCCGCCAAGGGCTTCGAGGGCACGTCCGTGGAGGAGATCGCCGCGAAGGCGGGGGTCTCCAAGCCGGTCGTGTACGAGCACTTCGGCGGCAAGGAGGGGCTGTACGCGGTCGTGGTGGACCGCGAGATGCGGCAGCTCCTGGACATGGTGACGAGCGCGCTCACCGCGGGGCACCCTCGGGAACTCCTCGAACAGGCCGCGTTCGCCCTGCTCGACTACATCGAGACGTACACGGACGGCTTCCGCATCCTGGTCCGCGACTCGCCCGTGGCGCAGTCGACGGGCACGTTCGCCTCCCTCATCTCCGACATCGCGACGCAGGTCGAGGACATCCTCGGCCAGGAGTTCAAGGGCCGCGGCTTCGACCAGAAACTGGCTCCGCTGTACGCCCAGGCGCTGGTCGGCATGGTCGCCCTGACCGGGCAGTGGTGGCTGGACGCGCGCAAGCCGAAGAAGGCGGAGGTCGCCGCCCATCTGGTCAACCTGGCCTGGCACGGCCTGGACGGGCTGGAGCCCAAGCCCCGCCTGATAGGCCACCGCAAGAACTGA
- a CDS encoding acyl-CoA desaturase, whose product MTTTSDAYSEADVIDDAPRADASSATATATPTATAPPSATLGGEQKRSLEQIALLLFITVPFLALVAAVPLAWGWGVSWLDLGLLVFMYYLGCHGITIGFHRYFTHGSFKAKRPLRIALAVAGSMAVEGPLVRWVADHRKHHKFSDAEGDPHSPWRFGETVPALMKGLWWAHIGWMFDEEQTSQEKYAPDLIKDPAIRLISRQFLFWTIVSLAIPPVVGGLVTMSWWGAFTAFFWGSLVRVALLHHVTWSINSICHAVGKRPFKSRDRSGNVWWLAVLSCGESWHNLHHADPTSARHGVMRGQVDSSARIIRWCEQLGWAYDVRWPSQSRIDSRRKPEGAADSRRGAAASDAA is encoded by the coding sequence CGCGAGCTCCGCCACCGCCACTGCCACCCCCACCGCTACCGCGCCGCCGTCGGCGACGCTGGGCGGCGAGCAGAAACGCTCGCTCGAACAGATCGCCCTGCTCCTGTTCATCACCGTCCCCTTCCTCGCCCTGGTCGCGGCGGTGCCGCTGGCCTGGGGCTGGGGCGTGAGCTGGCTGGACCTCGGTCTGCTCGTCTTCATGTACTACCTGGGGTGCCACGGCATCACCATCGGCTTCCACCGCTACTTCACGCACGGCTCCTTCAAGGCGAAGCGACCGCTGCGCATCGCGCTGGCCGTCGCGGGCTCCATGGCGGTCGAGGGTCCCCTCGTCCGCTGGGTGGCCGACCACCGCAAGCACCACAAGTTCTCGGACGCGGAGGGCGACCCGCACTCCCCGTGGCGCTTCGGCGAGACGGTTCCCGCTCTGATGAAGGGCCTGTGGTGGGCGCACATCGGATGGATGTTCGACGAGGAGCAGACATCGCAGGAGAAGTACGCGCCTGACCTGATCAAGGACCCGGCGATCCGCCTGATCTCGCGCCAGTTCCTGTTCTGGACGATCGTTTCCCTCGCCATCCCGCCGGTGGTCGGCGGCCTGGTCACGATGTCGTGGTGGGGCGCGTTCACGGCGTTCTTCTGGGGCTCTCTGGTCCGCGTCGCACTGCTGCACCACGTCACGTGGTCCATCAACTCGATCTGCCACGCGGTGGGCAAGCGCCCCTTCAAGTCCCGTGACCGGTCGGGCAACGTGTGGTGGCTCGCGGTGCTGTCCTGCGGCGAGTCCTGGCACAACCTCCACCACGCCGACCCGACGTCGGCGCGGCACGGGGTGATGCGCGGGCAGGTCGACTCGTCGGCGCGGATCATCCGCTGGTGCGAGCAGCTCGGCTGGGCCTACGACGTGCGGTGGCCGTCGCAGTCGCGCATCGACTCGCGCCGCAAGCCGGAGGGCGCGGCCGACTCCCGGCGCGGGGCTGCCGCCTCCGACGCGGCATGA